A region from the Marinitoga sp. 38H-ov genome encodes:
- a CDS encoding M20 family metallo-hydrolase — protein MDIINHVENIENEIIESLRKFISINSVNPRAGGPGEKEVAEWLESYLKTLNFDEIKRYDAPDDAVEYGFRPNIIAMYNGTNPERTIWFITHMDKVPEGDLSLWEHDPFDPVVKDGKIFGRGSEDNGSSLIATLFGVKTLMDLNIRPKNNIGLVFVSDEETGSDYGIKYLLKQNIFNKEDWYYVPDSGNSDGSFIEIAEKSILWLKITTFGKQAHASTPNVAKNAHRAAIYFAKELDEFLHEKYNAVDNMFGRIPISTFEPTKKEHNVDNVNTIPGTDILYFDCRVLPQYDLNEIIIDVNKIKEKYEAKFGVKINIEIPQMESAPNPTPKAHPMVLKLKESIEHLRNVKTFVGGIGGGTCAAILRHEGLPAVVWGTMDHMAHQPNEYIKIKHLIEDTKVYANLMSKL, from the coding sequence ATGGATATTATTAATCATGTTGAAAATATTGAAAATGAAATTATTGAATCTTTAAGAAAGTTTATTTCTATTAATTCAGTTAATCCTAGAGCTGGTGGGCCTGGTGAAAAAGAGGTTGCAGAATGGTTAGAATCATATTTAAAAACACTTAATTTTGATGAAATAAAAAGATACGATGCACCAGATGATGCTGTTGAATATGGTTTTAGACCAAATATTATTGCTATGTATAATGGAACAAACCCTGAAAGAACTATTTGGTTTATAACCCATATGGATAAGGTTCCAGAAGGAGATCTATCATTATGGGAACACGATCCTTTTGATCCTGTTGTTAAAGATGGTAAAATATTTGGTAGAGGCTCTGAAGATAATGGAAGCTCATTAATAGCTACATTATTTGGAGTGAAAACATTAATGGATTTAAATATTAGACCTAAAAATAATATTGGTTTAGTTTTTGTTTCTGATGAAGAAACTGGAAGTGATTATGGAATAAAATACTTATTAAAACAAAATATTTTTAATAAGGAAGATTGGTATTATGTTCCCGATTCAGGAAATTCTGATGGTTCATTTATAGAAATAGCAGAAAAATCAATATTATGGTTAAAAATTACAACTTTTGGAAAACAGGCTCATGCTTCTACTCCAAATGTTGCAAAAAATGCTCATAGAGCTGCTATATATTTTGCAAAAGAATTAGATGAATTTTTACATGAAAAATATAATGCTGTAGATAATATGTTTGGAAGAATACCTATATCTACTTTTGAACCTACTAAAAAAGAACATAACGTTGATAATGTTAATACAATCCCAGGAACTGATATTTTATACTTTGATTGTAGGGTATTACCACAATATGATTTAAATGAAATAATAATTGATGTAAATAAAATAAAAGAAAAGTATGAAGCTAAATTTGGTGTTAAAATTAATATTGAAATTCCACAAATGGAATCTGCTCCAAATCCAACTCCAAAAGCTCATCCTATGGTATTAAAATTAAAAGAAAGCATAGAACATTTAAGAAATGTTAAAACTTTTGTAGGAGGTATAGGAGGAGGAACTTGTGCAGCAATTTTAAGACACGAGGGCCTTCCAGCTGTAGTTTGGGGAACAATGGATCATATGGCTCATCAACCTAATGAATATATTAAGATAAAACATTTAATTGAAGATACCAAGGTTTATGCAAATTTAATGAGTAAATTATAG
- a CDS encoding LytS/YhcK type 5TM receptor domain-containing protein produces MLENISLILLERVSLILVITYIFFQTYFIKRIFGKTLATKNKVILGIIGGFLGILGTVFGIKYNGAIVNYRDIGVILAGMIGGIPAGIIAAGISATFRLFLGGITTIPCFLGTLSAGIISGSISQYYGRQHFTFFRTLFYTTIIEIFHLTYVLIMVKPFSLAYDITFNILFPMVITNSLGVSFLNYMIKNMEEKLELTAENTINSIFIIMEGSLNTIEKGFNEESAKAIAESILNNTDFEAVAITDKEKILSHVGIGSDHHIVGMSIKTDATKKVIKSGQGLKIVGKKGISCSINNCPLFSAIIIPLTDLNNELIGTLKLYYSKKNEIKNSDIIFGKKLAQTLSLIIAIAKMNENLKLATEEKLRELMANLSPHFLFNTLNAIKYISKKEPEKINKFIDNISDLLRYTLYENNRFVFLKDEIKFTTDYLELMKLRYNDKLDYEILCGEKENEILIPPFILQPLVENSIKHGMKDDKLIIKIKIEKINDYIQIIVEDNGKGFRKQEKKGKGLELIKNRLNSIYNNNYDFNIKNVLFGGTVIEIKIKNTINNKVGEFV; encoded by the coding sequence ATGCTAGAAAATATTAGTCTTATATTATTAGAAAGAGTTTCTTTAATTTTAGTAATTACATATATATTTTTCCAAACATATTTTATAAAAAGAATTTTTGGTAAGACTTTAGCTACCAAAAATAAGGTTATTTTAGGTATTATAGGTGGTTTTTTAGGAATACTTGGTACGGTTTTTGGAATTAAATATAATGGCGCTATAGTTAATTATAGAGATATTGGAGTTATTTTAGCAGGAATGATAGGTGGAATACCTGCTGGTATTATTGCCGCAGGTATTTCAGCAACATTTAGGCTTTTTTTAGGAGGAATAACAACCATTCCATGTTTTTTAGGCACATTAAGTGCTGGTATAATTAGTGGCAGTATTTCACAATATTATGGAAGACAACATTTTACTTTTTTTAGAACATTATTTTATACAACAATTATTGAGATTTTTCACCTGACTTATGTATTGATTATGGTAAAGCCTTTTTCTTTAGCTTATGACATAACGTTTAATATTCTATTTCCTATGGTTATTACAAATTCTCTCGGTGTATCTTTTCTCAATTATATGATAAAAAATATGGAAGAAAAACTAGAATTAACTGCTGAAAATACTATAAATTCAATATTTATTATAATGGAAGGAAGTTTGAATACAATAGAAAAAGGATTTAATGAAGAAAGTGCAAAAGCAATAGCTGAAAGTATATTAAACAATACAGATTTTGAAGCAGTGGCTATAACAGATAAAGAAAAAATTTTGTCACATGTTGGTATAGGTAGTGATCATCATATTGTTGGAATGAGTATAAAAACCGATGCAACAAAAAAGGTTATAAAAAGTGGGCAAGGATTAAAAATAGTTGGAAAAAAAGGTATAAGCTGTTCTATAAATAATTGTCCTTTATTTTCTGCAATAATAATTCCTTTAACAGATTTAAATAATGAATTAATTGGGACATTAAAATTATATTATTCAAAAAAGAATGAAATAAAAAATTCAGATATAATTTTTGGTAAAAAATTAGCTCAAACACTATCTTTAATTATTGCTATTGCTAAAATGAATGAAAATTTGAAATTGGCAACAGAAGAAAAATTAAGAGAATTAATGGCAAATTTGAGTCCACATTTTTTATTCAATACATTAAATGCCATAAAATATATTTCAAAAAAAGAACCAGAAAAAATTAATAAATTTATTGATAATATATCGGATTTATTAAGGTACACATTATACGAAAATAATAGATTTGTTTTTTTGAAAGACGAAATAAAATTTACTACAGATTACCTTGAATTAATGAAATTAAGGTATAATGATAAATTGGACTATGAAATTCTTTGTGGTGAAAAAGAAAATGAAATTTTAATACCCCCTTTTATTTTACAACCTCTAGTAGAAAATTCCATAAAGCATGGTATGAAAGATGATAAACTTATAATAAAAATAAAAATAGAAAAAATTAATGATTATATACAAATAATTGTAGAAGATAACGGTAAAGGTTTTAGAAAACAAGAAAAAAAAGGAAAAGGCCTTGAATTAATAAAGAATAGACTAAATTCTATTTATAATAATAATTATGATTTTAATATAAAAAATGTATTATTTGGCGGAACTGTTATAGAAATAAAAATCAAAAATACTATTAATAATAAAGTTGGTGAATTTGTATGA
- a CDS encoding LytTR family DNA-binding domain-containing protein: MIKVAIIDDEYYARESLKDLITEMTTFEIIGCFESVEDFLKNKKNNDPDVIFLDIELPKLNGIKASKYLNNYKIVFVTAYSEYAVDAFEVNALDYLTKPVSEVRFLETINRIEETLNKKNIITTIAVEHNNEIIFLNFEDIFYFEYFNKNILAITENNEYILKHYKNIGKLETDLPKNFIRIHKSYIINLNYIEKFIKNPISLQMKNKKILPIGKTHLKEIKTILKI, encoded by the coding sequence ATGATAAAAGTAGCTATTATTGATGATGAATATTATGCAAGAGAAAGTTTAAAAGATTTAATAACTGAAATGACAACATTTGAAATAATAGGATGTTTTGAAAGTGTAGAAGATTTTTTAAAAAATAAAAAAAATAATGATCCTGATGTTATATTTTTAGATATAGAATTGCCAAAACTAAATGGAATAAAAGCTTCAAAATATCTAAATAATTACAAAATAGTTTTTGTTACAGCATATTCCGAATATGCTGTAGATGCTTTTGAAGTAAATGCTCTTGATTATCTTACAAAACCCGTATCAGAAGTAAGATTTCTTGAAACTATAAACAGAATAGAAGAAACATTAAATAAAAAAAATATAATTACTACAATTGCTGTTGAACATAATAATGAGATAATATTTTTAAATTTTGAAGATATATTTTATTTTGAATATTTTAATAAAAATATACTTGCTATAACCGAAAATAATGAATACATTTTAAAACATTATAAAAATATTGGAAAATTAGAAACAGATTTACCTAAAAACTTTATTAGAATACATAAATCTTATATAATAAACCTTAATTACATTGAAAAATTTATTAAAAATCCCATTTCATTACAAATGAAAAATAAAAAGATTTTACCTATAGGTAAAACACATCTAAAAGAAATTAAAACGATTTTAAAAATCTAG
- a CDS encoding carbon starvation protein A: MNSLLLAILAFFGYWLAYNTYGKWISKKIFGLNDENPVPSKEFEDGVDYVPTKKHILLGHHFTTIAGTGPIVGPAIGVIWGWVPAFIWVFFGSIFMGAVHDLTSLIISARYQGKTIGELTGSLINERTAKIFLILIQFLLWIVLAVFAMIVALLFNMYPQSVFPVWMEIPIAMWLSYMVYNKGKNDTVYSIIAIILMYVTIAIGVILPITGISLMTWIYILMIYVFLASTMPVHRLLQPRDYINSHELLIAMALLVLGIIIGHPKIVAPAFQTVSDAPPLFPILFITIACGAISGFHSLASSGTTVKQMEKETDAHLIGYGGMILEGILATVVIIAVTAGLGMNGGGVQAFTSHYASWAAASGLGAKLSAVINGSANLMNSYGIPLDLAKTIMAVFIVSFAGTTMDSSTRIQRFALQELFSNKDGEVVVKPLKNRYIATAIVILAALALALSTGDGKGALILWPVFGALNQLLASLALLIGTVYLAQKKKPLWITGLPMLFMMVMTLYATILNLKKFIDSGNGLLIFVTIVTLVIALWILIEGFIAIAKANKESEPLEEEI; this comes from the coding sequence GTGAATTCATTACTACTAGCTATTTTAGCATTTTTTGGATACTGGTTAGCATATAACACATATGGTAAATGGATATCAAAGAAAATTTTCGGTCTAAATGACGAAAACCCTGTTCCATCAAAAGAATTTGAGGATGGAGTTGACTATGTACCAACTAAAAAACACATTTTATTAGGACATCATTTCACAACTATTGCTGGTACAGGACCTATTGTTGGTCCAGCTATTGGTGTTATTTGGGGTTGGGTACCTGCATTTATTTGGGTATTTTTTGGTTCAATTTTTATGGGCGCTGTACATGATCTTACATCATTGATAATATCTGCTAGATATCAAGGAAAAACTATAGGTGAATTAACAGGTAGTTTGATTAATGAAAGAACAGCAAAAATATTTTTGATATTAATACAATTCTTATTGTGGATTGTTTTGGCTGTCTTTGCAATGATTGTAGCATTATTATTTAATATGTATCCACAATCAGTATTTCCAGTATGGATGGAAATACCTATAGCTATGTGGTTAAGTTATATGGTATATAATAAAGGAAAAAATGATACTGTATATTCTATAATTGCAATTATATTAATGTATGTGACAATAGCTATCGGTGTAATATTACCAATTACAGGAATCTCTCTTATGACTTGGATATATATTTTAATGATTTATGTATTCTTAGCTTCCACTATGCCTGTTCATAGATTATTACAACCTAGGGATTATATAAATTCTCATGAATTGTTAATTGCTATGGCATTATTAGTATTAGGTATTATTATTGGACATCCTAAAATCGTTGCTCCAGCATTCCAAACAGTATCAGATGCTCCACCATTATTCCCTATTTTATTTATCACTATAGCTTGTGGAGCTATATCTGGATTTCATAGTTTAGCATCTTCAGGTACAACTGTTAAACAAATGGAAAAAGAAACAGATGCACATTTAATAGGTTATGGCGGAATGATATTAGAAGGCATATTAGCAACCGTTGTTATTATTGCTGTAACTGCAGGATTAGGTATGAATGGCGGAGGAGTACAAGCTTTTACATCACATTATGCTTCATGGGCAGCTGCAAGTGGATTAGGTGCAAAGTTATCTGCAGTTATAAACGGATCTGCTAATTTAATGAATTCATATGGTATTCCTTTAGATTTAGCAAAAACAATAATGGCTGTATTTATTGTTTCTTTTGCTGGTACAACTATGGATTCATCAACTAGAATTCAAAGATTTGCTTTACAAGAATTATTTTCAAATAAAGATGGTGAAGTTGTTGTTAAACCTTTAAAAAATAGATATATTGCAACAGCTATAGTAATTTTAGCTGCATTAGCTTTAGCATTATCAACAGGTGATGGTAAAGGCGCTTTAATACTATGGCCAGTATTTGGTGCATTAAATCAATTATTAGCTAGTCTAGCTTTATTAATTGGAACAGTTTATTTGGCTCAAAAGAAAAAGCCATTATGGATTACAGGATTACCAATGTTATTTATGATGGTTATGACATTATATGCTACAATATTAAATCTGAAAAAGTTTATAGACAGTGGAAATGGATTATTAATTTTTGTAACTATAGTTACTTTGGTAATTGCACTTTGGATTTTAATAGAAGGATTTATCGCTATTGCTAAAGCCAATAAAGAAAGTGAACCATTAGAAGAAGAAATATAA